DNA from Coffea arabica cultivar ET-39 chromosome 10c, Coffea Arabica ET-39 HiFi, whole genome shotgun sequence:
ggtaattatttattttaatttcaatttcTCACACCTCCGATTTAATTTTTGCTTGGAAGGAAATAAATCATCCAATCTCTGAGGAGACGACCTTATTCACCGTTATATCTAAATTTAAGTTTTTAGAGtagaaattttaattttggtggtttgacatCCATCAAATTTTAGCACCATTGTTGGGGACTAGTGCCTTTTCGatttattttcttcaaaatttttatttttatttttctcttttttttaactaatcTATGACTgctaatatttaatattttgatAATAGATTGGATTTTATTCTTAGGAGGGTTAATGAGATTCGTGTCTCTTCTAATGATCAATATTTAGATACACTAACCTTTCTTGTGAAAAAATTGGATGTTGTAATTTGTGAAATTTGTTATGTTTTGAATCATTCAAATCGCAAGTTcctcccccgccccgttgccattcCTTTAGCGCAAGAGATCTTCTGTGTCACATCCTATCCCACTTCTTCTAATCTTGCCAAGTGTCTCTTGATAAACTAAATTCTCAAACAACCCAACCTGAACCATGTTAAATTGATTAATCGATTAATCGGGCAGAGAAACTTAATCTCTATAACCAAAACCGATTAAAATaaaactatttcacaaaatcaCAATTTATCAAGGGAAAAAAGCCCTAAAACTCAGTTTAACATCTGGCCTCTCgtcattttcttcatcatcttcaccattatcttccaaaaatcactcacAATTCACACACACAAATTGATGATCCGTTGCGCACAAATTGTTCAAACTTGAAACAGACAAATTGATGATCCAAGTTAGACTATCTTTCTCACGCCCACAAACACTCCCGCAGTAGACTATCTTTCTCCCCCATTCACACACAAAAATTTTGTAGACTAAAATCTAGTAGGAAAATTCAAGATTTTTTAGAGGAACccaagttttattttcctttttccttggtGGGTTTCTTCGAATACCAGATCTTCTTGTAGAATATATTTAGTTTTAGTGTAAATTTGTACTGGGTAATGGGTACACAATTCTTTAGAACTATGGGAGAAGTAACAGTCACAATTCTTTAGGCTGTGGAGTTGTTGGCGGTGCAATCTGGAGGGAAGCCCTGAGGAAAACGTTCGGCATCTGTACAATAATTGTATATCTTGTAATTCTGCTGCACCCATTTCAATCTAGCTTGACTAGTGGCATCAAGTTCCTGAGAGAACCATGGCTTTGTGGAGTTTGATCCACAAGAAGATTTCCCAGAGCTCCATACACAAGCACCGGCcttgaaatttctcaaggaaGCAGTAAAGGGAGACTGTGACCAGTCAGTCTTGACAAGGCCGCCTCCTGTGGCCCAGTCTTCTGCATCCCGTAGACTAGTGTATACCTTCATCGGCTGGTTCTTCGGATATGGAATCCCCCTTACTTCCAAATTCTAATGCAGGAAAAatcttcaaattccaaatcatcttggtgggtttattcaaaattgcgCAACGGAAGTTCAACTGGGTTTGTTTCAACGGTGAAGATGATGACGAGAGGACAGATGTTAAACTGAATTTTAGGGCTTTTTCCCTTGATAAATTGtgattttgtgaaatagtttttattttaatcgGTTTTGGTTATAGAGATTAAGTTTCTCTGCCCGGTTAATCGATTAATCAATTTAACATGGTTCAGGTTGGGTTGTTTGAGAATTTAGTTTATCAAGAGACACTTGGCAAGATTAGAAGAAGTGGGATAGGATGTGAGATAGGGTGTGACACAGAAGATCTCTTGCGCATTCCAACAACAAGTGCCCCGTATTTCAAGATGATATGAGTACTCCAATTAATACTTTTGGAGCTTTCCCAACCCTGTCTCAAATGTGGTATAACCCTTATTCAATCATGTATAATTAAGAATGGTGAAACAACTCCAACTTTAATTATGCAGCAAGGTCAATAGGTTTTCAATAGCAACAATCATCATCCACGTCAAGTATgtcttttgaaaaaattattgaattaCTAGATACTAACACATATCAATTTCAACAGGAAACATATCGATTTCAACAGAAGACAAAAATAAGAATTAGAAATTTGGCGGATCAAATGTGTCCATTAGCATCTATAGTGAGGCAATTGGTTTCTCCAATTTGTGAAAAATTGCCATCACTGACCATTATCAACCTTAAAAAAGATGAGAGTGTAATTATCCCAACAAGTGATAAAGAACTACAAGATTCTCAAGAAGAAGGATCTAAAAATGCagctgaaaagaaagaaatgagaCTCCAACATTAGATTGCTCTTGTGAACAAATCCAAtgaacaattctcaaatgttgtGACACCTCCTTTATTTCCTAACGAACATTCTCCTAACTCTTATTCTGTGATTTCTATTACGgagattgattttgttatatCAAAAATTTTTGAGTTTCATAGGAGAAGGAATAAATTAGAAATTGCAATGACCAAATATCTTGAATTGATAATTACTCatgatggaggagtgagtgaagaATTAAAATCAGTACTTACTTGTTTTGAACCATCTACTAgtcaataaaagaaaataactcATATGCTTAaagattactctatttacgaaaG
Protein-coding regions in this window:
- the LOC113714237 gene encoding xyloglucan endotransglucosylase/hydrolase protein 22-like gives rise to the protein MKVYTSLRDAEDWATGGGLVKTDWSQSPFTASLRNFKAGACVWSSGKSSCGSNSTKPWFSQELDATSQARLKWVQQNYKIYNYCTDAERFPQGFPPDCTANNSTA